The window CCGATTTCGGGACCAGCTTTGATGAACAGCGAATCGTCGACTTCTCGGGTAATGGTACTTCCGACCGTGTTCGTCACAGCGAGTGTGGTCATTCCCGGTGCTTTCGCGCGGCGAATTGCCGAGAGAGTATCTGCGGTCTCCCCACTCTGGGTGACCGCGACCACGAGGGTACGTCGAGAATCGAACCCATCGTACACTTCGTATTCGCTCGCGAGGTCGACGCGGACCGTGAGGTCCACGAGCGGTTCGAGCAGTTCTTTCGCGTACAGGCCGGCGTGGTAGGAAGTCCCGCAGGCGACGATGTGAATCTCGTCGACCGCCTGGAGGTAGCGCTCGTCGAGGTCGATATCAAGGGAGGCATTTCCAGTCAGTTCGTCGATGCGGCCGGAGATTGCTTGGCGGAGCGCGTTTGGCTGTTCGTGAATCTCCTTGTGCATATAGTGGTCGTGGCCAGCCTTTCCGGCTGCTGACGCGTCCCAGTCGACCGTCTGGATCTCACGTTCGACACACTCGCCGTCGTTGAAGACGCTGATGCCATCAGCACTCAGGTGTGCGACGTCACCGTCTTCGAGATACGATACTCGACGCGTATACTCGACGAACGCAGTCACGTCGCTCCCGAGATACATCCCGTCGTCGCCGTGGCCGATGACGAGTGGGCTGTCTTGGCGTGCAGCAACGATTCCTTCGTGGTCGACGTGCGTCGCCGCAATTGCGAAGCTCCCTTCGAGTCGGTCGAGGACGCGCATGGTCGCCGCACGGAGGTCTGCGCCAGCGGCGATTTCCTCTTCTATGAGGTGCGGGATGACTTCTGTATCAGTCTCGCTTTCGAAGATGTGGCCATCGAGCTCCGCTTTGAGTTCGGTGTAGTTCGAAATAATACCGTTGTGAACAACGGCCAC is drawn from Haloferax litoreum and contains these coding sequences:
- the glmS gene encoding glutamine--fructose-6-phosphate transaminase (isomerizing), whose product is MCGITGYIGVNESASILSTGLKNLEYRGYDSAGIALVGEQLTVRKQEGTIDGLTIPSETDATHGIGHTRWSTHGEPTDENAHPHTDCSGDVAVVHNGIISNYTELKAELDGHIFESETDTEVIPHLIEEEIAAGADLRAATMRVLDRLEGSFAIAATHVDHEGIVAARQDSPLVIGHGDDGMYLGSDVTAFVEYTRRVSYLEDGDVAHLSADGISVFNDGECVEREIQTVDWDASAAGKAGHDHYMHKEIHEQPNALRQAISGRIDELTGNASLDIDLDERYLQAVDEIHIVACGTSYHAGLYAKELLEPLVDLTVRVDLASEYEVYDGFDSRRTLVVAVTQSGETADTLSAIRRAKAPGMTTLAVTNTVGSTITREVDDSLFIKAGPEIGVAATKTFVSQVTALALFTIYLGRLRGTISAGDGADILENIRRLPNAVQSILDAEPNIKRLAKQYVDSDAFFFIGRGLAYPVALESALKLKEISYAHAEGFAAGELKHGPLALVTKNTPVLAFLSESASPDETFNNVKEVESRGAPVIGLSTSDGTESFCKHTIDIPSLGRLEPLVANVALQLFAYHVANEMGRPIDKPRNLAKSVTVE